From the genome of Bubalus bubalis isolate 160015118507 breed Murrah chromosome 2, NDDB_SH_1, whole genome shotgun sequence, one region includes:
- the FZD7 gene encoding frizzled-7: protein MRGSRAAASRLPLDLCTLVLALLGSLPAGAGAQPYHGEKGISVPDHGFCQPISIPLCTDIAYNQTILPNLLGHTNQEEAGLEVHQFYPLVKVQCSPELRFFLCSMYAPVCTVLDKAIPPCRSLCERARQGCEALMNKFGFQWPERLRCENFPVHGAGEICVGQNTSDGSGGAGGGPTAYPTAPYLPDLPFTALPPGAADGRGRSAFPFSCPRQLKVPPYLGYRFLGERDCGAPCEPGRANGLMYFKEEERRFARLWVGVWSVLCCASTLFTVLTYLVDMRRFSYPERPIIFLSGCYFMVAVAHVAGFLLEDRAVCVERFSDDGYRTVAQGTKKEGCTILFMVLYFFGMASSIWWVILSLTWFLAAGMKWGHEAIEANSQYFHLAAWAVPAVKTITILAMGQVDGDLLSGVCYVGLSSVDALRGFVLAPLFVYLFIGTSFLLAGFVSLFRIRTIMKHDGTKTEKLEKLMVRIGVFSVLYTVPATIVLACYFYEQAFREHWERTWLLQTCKSYAVPCPPGHFPPMSPDFTVFMIKYLMTMIVGITTGFWIWSGKTLQSWRRFYHRLSHSSKGETAV from the coding sequence ATGCGGGGCTCCCGCGCGGCGGCGTCGCGCTTGCCTCTGGACCTTTGCACCCTGGTGCTGGCGCTGCTGGGCTCACTGCCCGCAGGCGCCGGGGCGCAGCCGTACCACGGAGAGAAGGGCATCTCAGTGCCAGACCACGGCTTCTGCCAGCCCATCTCCATCCCCCTGTGCACGGACATCGCCTACAACCAGACCATCCTGCCCAACCTGCTGGGTCACACGAACCAAGAGGAAGCGGGCCTCGAGGTGCACCAGTTCTACCCGCTGGTGAAGGTGCAGTGTTCTCCCGAGCTGCGCTTCTTCCTCTGCTCCATGTACGCACCCGTGTGTACAGTGCTCGACAAGGCCATCCCTCCGTGCCGCTCTCTGTGCGAGCGTGCCCGCCAGGGCTGTGAGGCACTCATGAACAAGTTCGGCTTCCAATGGCCTGAGCGGCTGCGTTGCGAAAACTTCCCCGTGCACGGCGCTGGCGAGATCTGCGTGGGCCAAAACACGTCGGACGGCTCcgggggcgcgggcggcggcCCCACCGCCTACCCTACCGCACCCTACCTGCCCGACCTGCCCTTCACCGCGCTGCCTCCGGGGGCCGCTGACGGCCGGGGCCGCTCCGCTTTCCCCTTCTCGTGCCCCCGCCAGCTCAAGGTGCCCCCCTACCTGGGCTACCGCTTCCTGGGCGAGCGCGACTGCGGCGCCCCTTGCGAGCCGGGCCGCGCCAACGGCCTTATGTACTTTAAGGAGGAGGAGAGGCGCTTCGCCCGCCTCTGGGTGGGCGTGTGGTCTGTGCTGTGCTGCGCCTCGACTCTCTTCACAGTGCTCACCTACCTAGTGGACATGCGGCGGTTCAGCTACCCGGAGCGGCCCATCATCTTCCTGTCGGGCTGCTACTTCATGGTGGCCGTGGCGCACGTGGCCGGCTTCCTGCTGGAGGACCGCGCTGTGTGCGTGGAGCGCTTCTCCGACGACGGCTACCGCACGGTGGCGCAGGGCACCAAGAAGGAGGGCTGCACAATCCTCTTCATGGTGCTCTACTTCTTCGGCATGGCCAGTTCCATCTGGTGGGTCATCTTGTCGCTCACTTGGTTCCTGGCGGCCGGCATGAAGTGGGGCCACGAGGCCATCGAGGCCAACTCGCAGTACTTCCACCTGGCCGCCTGGGCTGTGCCCGCTGTCAAGACCATCACCATCCTGGCTATGGGCCAGGTGGACGGGGACCTGCTCAGCGGGGTGTGCTATGTGGGCCTGTCCAGCGTGGACGCGCTGCGGGGCTTCGTGCTGGCGCCCCTGTTCGTCTACCTCTTCATCGGCACGTCCTTCCTGCTGGCGGGCTTCGTGTCTCTCTTCCGCATCCGCACCATCATGAAGCACGACGGCACCAAGACCGAGAAGCTGGAGAAGCTGATGGTGCGCATCGGCGTCTTCAGCGTGCTCTACACGGTGCCGGCCACCATCGTTCTGGCCTGCTACTTCTATGAGCAGGCCTTCCGCGAACACTGGGAACGCACCTGGCTCCTGCAGACGTGCAAGAGCTACGCGGTGCCCTGCCCGCCCGGCCACTTCCCGCCCATGAGCCCCGACTTCACCGTCTTCATGATCAAGTACCTGATGACCATGATCGTCGGCATCACCACTGGCTTCTGGATCTGGTCGGGCAAGACCCTGCAGTCGTGGCGCCGCTTCTACCACAGACTCAGCCACAGCAGCAAGGGGGAGACTGCGGTATGA